One candidate division WOR-3 bacterium genomic window, GCCAAATGGGTATTGGCCGTTACTCTTTAAATTGAAGACATCTTCAATGTTGAGAAGTTGCTCGTGGGCAAGTCGAAAACCTGCGCCGTGACCAAAGTAAATCACCCCCAAAGCCCCATCTGCAATCTCATCCGAGAATGCCTTCCGGGCAAGAGGTTTATCCTTCACCGCCGAGAGGGGATATTCGGTAAGATAAACCTTCTTCACTTCAAAGTGGTTAGGTAATAACCTTTCTAAGTATTCACAACTCCGAATATGAACTCCCAGACCGGTATTATCCGGTTGGGAAGGGTCACCCAGATACTCATCATCCGCGACGAATAAGAAGCGTCCGACATAACTATCCGCCTGCCTCTCATACTTTTTTAGCTTTGCCAGATAATCCAAACCCTCCTTCTCATTGCGCACCGGCAATCTTCCTAAGATAAAGTTGGGATAAGAGGGAAAAACTAAATCCGAGGAGTCCGCATACCAAGCATCCAGAGCTAAGGGATAACGCTCGTAAACATTATAATCAAAACCACTCCCGTATTCGTAAGGGGGAATTTTGGGCTTCGCTTCACTAAAAAGGTTTCGGTAGTCATAATCGCCATCTCCTAAAAGGAGGCCGTAAACCGGTCTCTTCTTCTTAAAAAACCTTTTTAAGGCATAGGGTTCTTCAAGACCAAAGAGATAAAAATCGTAAATGTCCTCTAAAAGAGCATACTCAACCGAAAGCGCAGAACTTCTTCTTTTCTCCTGGGCAAAGAGATTAGCCAATCGGGAAAAAGGTTTTGGTGCCACAATCAGAAAGTCAGCCGAAAGGTGGGGCAGGGGAGAAGAGGATAAATCTTTCCTTTCTAACCCTAAGACCTTCCGCGCTTGAGAGATCGGAGAGAGGAAGAAGAAACTGGAATCCCTTTGGCTAGTGAGGAAGAGCGTATCTCCCTTTTTTTCTCCTAATAAAAACTTGGGTGAGAACGGGTCAGAGACATCAACAATAAAAAGGTCTTTTTTAGTCAAAAACCAGAAGTCGCCCCTTTTAGGAGTGAAGACTTCCCCACAGGAAGTTATCTCCCTCTTAGGTAGGAGGGTGAACTGAAAAAAGTCAAGAAAACATCCGGCATCTTGAGCGGGATCCTTTTCTACCCTTAGGGTGATGGATAATCTCCCCTCGGAGAGGGGAATTGGGTAGTTAATAGTTATTATCTTCCCCTGCGGCAGGCCGGCGGCTGGGATAAAAGAAGAGTCTAAAAGAGAACCATTCCCATAGGTGAGAAGGGAGAAATTGCGCGCCGGAGAAAAAATTTTGATGGTTAAGGAAATTAAACTTTCACTTTCGGGGAAGGAAAAGGTAAAGGTCTTCGGTTCCAAAGAGATCTCTTCCCAGAGCCATAAGGTTCCTCCCCGGGGAGGACAGAGGAGTTCTTTCTCAATATGACGCTTGGCGAAGATGGGAATTCTCTCTCCCGAAAGAGAAGGGGAGATTACCTCCATCCTTTTTCCGGGTTCCGAGGAATGGGTGAGCCAGTAGTAGTTATAGCGGGAGAAGATGTCTTGAAAATATTCTTTCCTCTTCTCATCCCATCTTGAGACCCCCTCACCATAGAATAGGATATAATCGTCATCGTCAAATTTCCCGTCCCCCCCGGTATAGAGATAGATTGGGATTTCTATCATCGTCTCCGGATAAAAGACCGGCGGTAAAAACTTCCCGATATTAAATAACTTAAACCCAATCGGATTGACCGTAGAGGGATTAAGACCTACCTTCTTTAACTCTTTTCCGGTAATCTTATAAAGACCAGAAGAATCAATCTTTATCTTATACCAAACCGGATACCGAGCGAAGAAGTTATCCTCTTTTTCTGGCGCCGCCTTTTTCCTCAAGGGGGGAGGTGAACCGGTTAGAGACTCTTCTGGGAAGTACTCATCAGAAATCCCGAGGCGAAATTCTTTTGTTTCCGAAATCGCCGGGTAGTTGTCAGAAATTGGGAAGAGAAAGAGAAAGGCAAAAATTAACATTCAAACCAGGGGAGTTTTCCCCTCCGGTCTTCCCTTCGGTAATCCGGTAGGATTAAAGGACTTTTTCTGTCCGGGGGGATCCCAAGTTCCTTTAATTCCTTATGGAACTTAACCAGATGATTTAAAGTGAGGGTTTTGCTCTGGTTTTGGTGAGGGAGACCGAAAACAATTTGGGCGGCTTTCCTTCCTGCCCTCTGGCCAAAGACCAAAATGTCCAATAGGGAGTTTCCCATCAAACGATTCCGGCCGTGGACCCCACCTGTCACCTCCCCGGCGGCTAAGAGGTTGGGGACGGTCGTTTCCCCATCAGGATTGATTAAAACCCCACCGTTCTGGTAATGCTGGGTGGGATAGGTTAAAATTGGCTCCTTTCTCATATCAATCCCGAATCTCTTAAATTGGCGGAACATAGCGGGCAATTCCCGCTCAATCGTCCCCGGCCCACCCTTCATCTCAATCAAAGGTGTATCAAGCCAGACCCCTAAATTTCCCGAAGGGGTTCTTACCCCTCTCCCCTCTAAACATTCCCGGATAATGGCGCTTGCCACACAATCCCTCGTCTCCAATTCGTAGATAAATCTCTCCCCATTTCTATTCACCAATTGCGCCCCAACTCCTCTCACCTTCTCGGTAATTAATTGGCCAGAAATCTGTTCTGGAAAGGCGACTCCGGTTGGGTGGTACTGAATCGTATCAATGAAAATAATTTTTGCCCCAATCCGGTTCGCCAAGACCAGCCCATCAGCGGTCGCTCCATAATGGTTAGAGGTGGGGAAGTTTTGGATATGTAACCTTCCCGCCCCTCCGGTGGCTAAGATTGTCACCTTACTCTGGATCACGACCTCCTCTTTCGTCTCTAAATTGATAAAGACCGCACCCGTACATCTCCCATCTTCATCGGAGAGGAGTTCAATGGCGGCTAAAAATTCAAGAACCTTTATCTCCTTATTCCAAACCTCATCCTTCAAAATGCGCATTATCTCCATCCCGGTATAATCCTTAGCGGTATGCATCCGCTTCCGAGAAGTGCCGCCTCCGTGAATGGTCACCATCGTCCCATCTTCTTTCTTGTCAAACATCATCCCCCTCTCTTCCAACCAAGAGATGATCTTGGGACCAGAAAGAACTAGTGTCTTCACCAACTCCGGTATATTCTTAAACCCACCGCCCCCCATCACATCTAAGTAGTGAATTGCTGGGGAGTCATTCTCCTTATCCGCCGCCTGGATCCCTCCCTGAGCCATAATGGTATTGGAATCACCGAGCCGCAACTTTGTCACCAGAATCACATCCTTTCCTCCCGACTCTAAGAAGGAGAGAGCCGCCATTGCTCCGGCACCACCGCCCCCAATCACCAAACAGTCACACCGAAAATCCGGTTCTTTCAATCTCTCCTCAGGATTTAAGAAGGAATATGATTCAAGGAGGTCGGCTATCTCGTTCACCGCCATCTCCCCTTTATTCACCCCAACCCTTAAAGGTCGCGCCATCCCCGGTTTATAATCGGGATGGAAGGATTTCAAAAGGGACTCCTTTTCTGATGGAGGAAGTGGCGGGAAAACCTCACCTATCCTCTTCTCCCGAGTCCTCTCCAAAGCTTTGATACTTTCTATCATTTCCTGGGTATAGAGCATCGCTCCTCCTAAACTTCAATCTCCCTCTTCTGATACCTCTCCTTCAGCAAACCGACCTCCAGGCGCATTAAATCTTCTATCTCTTTATCAAACTTTCCTTCGGCGATCTCCTGTAAACGGACTTTTAAATGACCCGCTTTCTTTTGGATGTGAGCCCCATAAAGGCGGCGCGCCAAAAGGGCAACATAATATTGAACAATCTCCGCTGGACAGCGGGAGGCGCAGAGCCCACAGAGGATACAATCAAAGGAAAGTTCTGCCACCTTTTCTATATCCCCCCGGATTGCCGCATTGATATACTCCATAACCTTAATATCTTGAGGGCAAACCTTATTGCAACTGCCACAGGAGATGCAACGGAGGATTTCGGGATAGAGACTGATTATCACCTCTGGTCTCGGAGAGAGTTTTTGAATGTCGTATAACTTCTTATTCGCGGGATAGAAGGGAATCTGGGCTAAATACATCCCTTCTTCTACTATGTCTTGGCAGGCAAGACCAACTTTTAACCGATAGGAATCCTTTTTTCGGTAAACAGTACCGCAGGCTCCACAGAATCCCCCTCGGCAACCCGCTCCCCGGATATAGAAAAATCCCGCGTACTCTAATGCTTTCATAATTGTCTGACCCTTGGGAACCCTATACTCCTTCCCCATAACGAAGATGGAGATCTCTTCCATAACTTACCCCCGGCGGATGGCGTATCTTCTCACCCCCTCCTCGTAAAGGTCATTCCCGTAAATATCATTAACGACAATCACTGGGAAGTCTTCCACCTCCATCTCGCTCACCGCCTCCGGTCCCAAATCTTCATAAGCGATTACCTTATAACTTTTAACCTTTTTCGCCAAAAGGGCGGCGACGCCCCCAATCGCTGCAAAATAAACCCCCCTATTTTTCTTTAACGCCTCAACCACTTCTTTTGACCGGTTACCTTTCCCGATCAGTCCCTTCACTCCATAAGCGAGAAGAGTTGGGGTGTAAGGGTCCATTCTTTCCGAAGTGGTGGGACCGCAGGGACCGATAGGATATCCGGGTTTTGCGGGACAGGGTCCTACATAGTAGATAACCGCCCCTCTTAGATCAAAAGGGAGTTTTTCCTTTTTCTCTATTGCCTCCACAAGCCTTTTATGGGCCTGGTCTCTTGCGGTATAGATGATACCAGAAATGAGACAGGAATCTCCTGCCTTTAACTTTTCTACCACCTCTTCGGTAAGCGGTGTCTTTAATGAAAGGTTTGCCATCTTATCCTCCTTAAATAATTACTTCCTTATGCCTTGCCGCATGGCAGTTGATATTTACCGCTACCGGCAGAGAAGCGATATGACAAGGGAAAGAAGAGATAAAGACTGCCAAAGCGGTAGTTCGCCCACCAAACCCCTGAGGTCCAATTCCCAAGTTGTTTATCTCTCTTAACCACTCCTTCTCTAAGTTATCATAAAAGGGGTCGGGATGGGAAGAGCCAATCTTACGAAGGAGTGCCTTCTTCGCTTGGAGGGCACACATCTCCATCGTGCCACCAATTCCCACGCCGACAATAATTGGCGGGCAGGGGTTAGCACCACTTCTTGCCACTCGGTCAACAACATACCTTTTAACACCTTCTATGCCTGCGGCCGGGGTGAGCATCCTTACCTCACTCATATTCTCACTTCCTCCACCCTTAGGCATTACGATAATTTTTAACCTATCCCCGGGGACAATCTGGGTATAAATTATGGCGGGCGTATTATCTCCGGTATTCTTGCGCCGTAAAGGACAAGAGACTACCGATTTCCTTAAATAACCTTCCTTATAACCCTTCCTTACCCCCTCGTTGATCGCCGAATCTAATGAACCTTTAATCTTCACCTCTTCTCCCATCTCCACGAAGACGACCGCAATTCCGGTATCCTGACAGATTGGGAGCATCTCTTTTTCTGCCACTTCGGCATTGTTCAAAATCGTTTGCAAAATCTCCTTTCCCAAGGAAGATTCCTCCTGGGGGATAGCGGAACGGATTGCCGAGCGCACATCCTCGCCCAAAATGCAGTTGGCCTCAATACACAACCGGGCAACCTCTTCAATAATTTTCTTCTCTTCTATCTCTCTCATAGTTTCTCCGGTTTTAACACCCAAACCTCACCCGCAGCGGGGAGGTCTTCTTTCTTTATCTCTATTTCCGACTTTTCTAAAAAACGGCAGTTCTTCTTCCCCTGCAAAAAGTCTTCCACCGGAGAGATGGGAAAATCGCAGGCACTTGTCTTATAATGCATCGGGATGGTAATCTTCGGTTTCAATTCCATCATTATCTTTGTCGCTTCATTCGGGGAAATTGTAAAATAACCACCCACCGGTAGCAAGAGAATATCAATTTCCCCCATCTCTCCCCTCACCTTCTCCGGGAGCGTTTCGCCCAAGTCACCCAAGTGGGCAATCCTCATCCCTTCCAGCTCGAAGATAAAGATGGTATTTCTCCCCCGCTCCTTCCCTGTCACCGCATCGTGGTAGGTAGCGATGCCTTTTATCTTAATCCCGGCAATCTCTTCTTCCCCTTC contains:
- a CDS encoding C25 family cysteine peptidase yields the protein MLIFAFLFLFPISDNYPAISETKEFRLGISDEYFPEESLTGSPPPLRKKAAPEKEDNFFARYPVWYKIKIDSSGLYKITGKELKKVGLNPSTVNPIGFKLFNIGKFLPPVFYPETMIEIPIYLYTGGDGKFDDDDYILFYGEGVSRWDEKRKEYFQDIFSRYNYYWLTHSSEPGKRMEVISPSLSGERIPIFAKRHIEKELLCPPRGGTLWLWEEISLEPKTFTFSFPESESLISLTIKIFSPARNFSLLTYGNGSLLDSSFIPAAGLPQGKIITINYPIPLSEGRLSITLRVEKDPAQDAGCFLDFFQFTLLPKREITSCGEVFTPKRGDFWFLTKKDLFIVDVSDPFSPKFLLGEKKGDTLFLTSQRDSSFFFLSPISQARKVLGLERKDLSSSPLPHLSADFLIVAPKPFSRLANLFAQEKRRSSALSVEYALLEDIYDFYLFGLEEPYALKRFFKKKRPVYGLLLGDGDYDYRNLFSEAKPKIPPYEYGSGFDYNVYERYPLALDAWYADSSDLVFPSYPNFILGRLPVRNEKEGLDYLAKLKKYERQADSYVGRFLFVADDEYLGDPSQPDNTGLGVHIRSCEYLERLLPNHFEVKKVYLTEYPLSAVKDKPLARKAFSDEIADGALGVIYFGHGAGFRLAHEQLLNIEDVFNLKSNGQYPFGYFGSCGVGRFDDFELGRYREAIAEDLVRNPDGFIATIACTKASSPGTNERLCEVLLSSLFSGLSLGESFFYAQRNDISYHLFGDPTLKIPLPPRANFPVLRRDTLRPKRLSTFSCSLGLAKERTFSARAFSGRRLRRYTSTVYYNGVPHLFRIDYILPGFRIASQKGKDKSSFLEVKFLAPAGLPLDTVGDLNNFYWEIPNTARVNSFIREGDSSYFFLWDSIARDTLPGEIIDWEGPKISLFAEGKELKDTTFLPKSFLLTGELSDPSGIFISPYLYYPRLFVNQMEVSLSPAIKETYSGNFSFSLPITLSAETTELTVVSYDNLLNYGEKRVKVITALFPRLTLTEPLAYSGKGYLLLSFNLSYPALVEVKLFTLSGRFVHSFKSFFPSGRNTAQFPISLPRGVYLSKMTAHSFTLNQKAEVYEKVVIR
- a CDS encoding FAD-binding protein; translation: MLYTQEMIESIKALERTREKRIGEVFPPLPPSEKESLLKSFHPDYKPGMARPLRVGVNKGEMAVNEIADLLESYSFLNPEERLKEPDFRCDCLVIGGGGAGAMAALSFLESGGKDVILVTKLRLGDSNTIMAQGGIQAADKENDSPAIHYLDVMGGGGFKNIPELVKTLVLSGPKIISWLEERGMMFDKKEDGTMVTIHGGGTSRKRMHTAKDYTGMEIMRILKDEVWNKEIKVLEFLAAIELLSDEDGRCTGAVFINLETKEEVVIQSKVTILATGGAGRLHIQNFPTSNHYGATADGLVLANRIGAKIIFIDTIQYHPTGVAFPEQISGQLITEKVRGVGAQLVNRNGERFIYELETRDCVASAIIRECLEGRGVRTPSGNLGVWLDTPLIEMKGGPGTIERELPAMFRQFKRFGIDMRKEPILTYPTQHYQNGGVLINPDGETTVPNLLAAGEVTGGVHGRNRLMGNSLLDILVFGQRAGRKAAQIVFGLPHQNQSKTLTLNHLVKFHKELKELGIPPDRKSPLILPDYRREDRRGKLPWFEC
- a CDS encoding 4Fe-4S dicluster domain-containing protein, with product MEEISIFVMGKEYRVPKGQTIMKALEYAGFFYIRGAGCRGGFCGACGTVYRKKDSYRLKVGLACQDIVEEGMYLAQIPFYPANKKLYDIQKLSPRPEVIISLYPEILRCISCGSCNKVCPQDIKVMEYINAAIRGDIEKVAELSFDCILCGLCASRCPAEIVQYYVALLARRLYGAHIQKKAGHLKVRLQEIAEGKFDKEIEDLMRLEVGLLKERYQKREIEV
- a CDS encoding Fe-S-containing hydro-lyase; this encodes MANLSLKTPLTEEVVEKLKAGDSCLISGIIYTARDQAHKRLVEAIEKKEKLPFDLRGAVIYYVGPCPAKPGYPIGPCGPTTSERMDPYTPTLLAYGVKGLIGKGNRSKEVVEALKKNRGVYFAAIGGVAALLAKKVKSYKVIAYEDLGPEAVSEMEVEDFPVIVVNDIYGNDLYEEGVRRYAIRRG
- a CDS encoding fumarate hydratase, which gives rise to MREIEEKKIIEEVARLCIEANCILGEDVRSAIRSAIPQEESSLGKEILQTILNNAEVAEKEMLPICQDTGIAVVFVEMGEEVKIKGSLDSAINEGVRKGYKEGYLRKSVVSCPLRRKNTGDNTPAIIYTQIVPGDRLKIIVMPKGGGSENMSEVRMLTPAAGIEGVKRYVVDRVARSGANPCPPIIVGVGIGGTMEMCALQAKKALLRKIGSSHPDPFYDNLEKEWLREINNLGIGPQGFGGRTTALAVFISSFPCHIASLPVAVNINCHAARHKEVII
- a CDS encoding MBL fold metallo-hydrolase, which gives rise to MKIKFLGHASFLITGAGKRIITDPYKPKAFGSLNYKPINEVADIVTISHDHEDHNFLEGIKGNPKVVRKEGEEEIAGIKIKGIATYHDAVTGKERGRNTIFIFELEGMRIAHLGDLGETLPEKVRGEMGEIDILLLPVGGYFTISPNEATKIMMELKPKITIPMHYKTSACDFPISPVEDFLQGKKNCRFLEKSEIEIKKEDLPAAGEVWVLKPEKL